TTTAGAGTAGTAAAAGTCAAAATTGGAAAGATTACAGGACAGTAAAATATCGAATATCCAGATGAAATCTGCGAGACAGAAAGAATGTGATAAAAGCGATAGCCTTTTCGTTGCGAACATACCCGTATGGTATGAAAGCAGCGGAAAGGTAAGTCCTGAATGGCTATCTGCATGCAAAGAACAACGACATCAGACGAAAGATTTAATGGAGAAGATAGCATCCCCATTAAATTTATCAGAAGCGAGTAAGCGAGTAATACGCAACGGAGGCAAAGGTGGAGTAGATGAAATGGAAGTAGGTGAAATCAGGAAATGGCTGCAAGAGAATATGCAGACATTACGGGAAGAACTACTAAATAACAAATACAAAGCAGAAGCATTGCGAGGCGTACAAATACGCAAACCCAAAGGAGGCTATCGTCAATTGGGGATTCCGACAGTACGAGACCGAATAGTACAACAAGCCATAGCGCAACAATTGCAAAAGTATTACGATCCTAGTTTCAGCGAGAATAGCTACGGATTTCGCCCAAAGCGAAATGCACATCAAGCATTGAGTAAAGCAGCAAAGTATGTAACAGAAGGAAAGCGTCATGTTGTGGATATTGATTTAGAGAAGTTTTTCGATGAAGTAAATCATCATCGATTAATGTGGTTACTTAGAACACGAATAAGCGACAAGCGAGTGATGTGGATAATTAACCAATTTCTAAAGACAGGAATACTTCAAGGCGGACTTATGCAACAACGGATAAAAGGAACACCACAAGGGAGTCCATTAAGTCCGTTGTTATCAAATATAGTGCTCGACGAATTAGACCAAGAATTAAATCGGCGAGGAATAAGCTATGTGAGATATGCTGACGACCTGCAAATATTTGTAAGCAGCACTGCAAGTGCGGAACGAGTGATGAAAAGCATTACAAAGTTCATAGAAGGCAGGATGAAACTAAAAGTAAACCGGAACAAGAGTGCAATTAGAAAATACTATGAAACAAACTTTTTGGGCCATAGTATACTTAATAAAGGCAGAGTTGGATTAAGTAAAGAAAGCGAGGTGAAGTTAAAGTCGAAACTGAAGAAGATCACGCAACGCAATCGTGGAGATTCATTAGAACAAGTACTCCACGAACTCAAGGTAGTATTACAAGGGTGGCTTAACTACTTCAAATACGCAAGTATGCAAAGCAAGCTTAAAGTAATAGACGGATGGTTGCGGAGACGCCTGAAATGTTTTCGATTGAAACAATGCAAACGCAGTATTGGTATCGTGCGCTGGTTAAGGAGCTTAGGTGTTGAAGAAACCTTATGCTGGCGTACTGCCCTAAGTGGCAAAAGCTGGTGGCGGTTGAGCAATAGTCCAGCCCTCAGTATTGGAATGAACAACAAATGGTTTACCGAACTGGGCTACTATAGCCTAGCCGCTAACCATGAAAAGCTTCATCGGGAGTTACTCTAAGGAAACCGCCGTACACGTAAGTACATACGGTGGTGTGAGAGGACGGCAAAGCTATATTTTGATGATATCTTTGCCTCCTACTTTAATTTATTCTGAATATACAGCGTACCTGGTTTGGTCCCCAAGCTTGCTTGGGGGCCAGGTTCTAATCCTTTCCCAAGTTGACTTGGGGACGACTATGAGAAAGAGCATGAAGAAAATCATGCTCTTTTTTTTTATTCTGAATATACAGCGTACCTGGTTTGGTCCCCAAGCTTGCATGGGGACCAGGTTCGAATCCTTCCCCAAGTTGACTTGGGGACGACGATGAGAAAGAGCATGAAGAAAATCATGCTCTTTTTTTTTATTCTGAATATACAGCGTACCTGGTTTGGTCCCCAAGCTTGCTTAGGGGCCAGGTTCTAATCCTTTCCCAAGTTGACTTGGGGACGACTATGAGAAAGAGCATGAAGAAAATCATGCTCTATTTTTTATTCTGAATTTACAGCGTATCTGGTTTGGTCCCGAAGCTTGCTTGGGGACCAGGTTCGAATCCTTCCCCAAGTTGACTTGGTGACGACGATGAGAAAGAGCATGAAGAAAATCATGCTCTATTTTTTATTCTGAATTTACAGCGTATCTGGTTTGGTCCCGAAGCTTGCTTGGGGACCAGGTTCGAATCCTTCCCCAAGTTGACTTGGTGACGACGATGAGAAAGAGCATGAAGAAAATCATGCTCTTTTTTTTATTCTGAATATACAGCGTACCTGGTTTGGTCCCCAAGCTTGCTTGGGGGCCAGGTTCGAATCCTTCCCCAAGTTGACTTGGGGACGACGATGAGAAAGAGCATGAAGAAAATCATGCTCTTTTTTTTTTATTCTGAATATAGAGCGTACCTGGTTTGGTCCCCAAGCTTGCTTGGGGGCCAGGTTCGAATCCTTCCCCAAGTTGACTTGGGGACGACGATGAGAAAGAGCATGAAGAAAATCATGCTCTTTTTTTTTTTATTCTGAATTTACAGCGTATCTGGTTTTGTCCCCAAGCTTACTTGGGGACCAGGTTCGAATCCTTCCCCAAGTTGACTTGGGGACGACGATGAGAAAGAGCATGAAGAAAATCATGCTCTTTTTTTTTTATTCTGAATTTACAGCGTATCTGGTTTGGTCCCCAAGCTTGCTTGGGGGCCAGGTTCGAATCCTTCCCCAAGTTGACTTGGGGACGACGATGAGAAAGAGCATGAAGAAAATCATGCTCTTTTTTTTTATTCTGAATATACAGCGTACCTGGTTTGGTCCCCAAGCTTGCTTGGGGGCCAGGTTCGAATCCTTCCCCAAGTTGACTTGGGGACGACGATGAGAAAGAGCATGAAGAAAATCATGCTCTTTTTTTTTATTCTGAAAATACAGCGTATCTGGTTTGGTCCCCAAGCTTGCTTGGGGACCAGATTCGAATCCTTCCCCAAGTTGACTTGGGGACGACGATGAGAAAGAGCATAAAGAAAATCATGCTCTTTTTTTAATTTTAAATATACGGCGAAGTTTGCAAATGAAAAGGAATATACACTTTGGCTGTTTTAAAAAATGACAAAATATTTTGAATAAATGGGCGGTGTTGATTCAATGCCATCCATTATTTTGAGATATTTTTTTCCCAATGATAGCTTTTTATTGTACCGCCAGTCTTAAAAATAATTCTTTGGCCATTCTCTTTTGTTCATCGAAATGATAGGATATATTGGATTCAAAATAACTTTGCATATTCTGATACGGGAGATTTTGTATTTGGAGTTTTTCGTACATATTATCAGTTTGTAGGAAATCAGTAAACAGTTGATTAAGTGTTTGAATGTCAGTTTCAGCGACATTTGGATGACAGGCCCAGATCGCAAAAACAAATGGATAGCCTGAAAATTTTTTCCATTCAAGGCCGAGGTCAAGAATATAAGGATATTCCTTCTCCGCTGCGAGTGCCTTGTCACCAATCATCAATCTAGCATCAGCTTCAGATCCTGGAGGAAGAATTTGAATATTTTGGTGCAAGGACCAATAGTTTTCATTCAATACTTTCACCAAAAGATTGGAAGTCCGAGATTCGATGTCAAGACTGATGGTGCGCACATCTGAAAAAGGGATATTTGAAAAAAGACACACCGTTCTAACAGGTCCGTCGCATCCAATGCAATAATTGGTGATGATCTGAAATTTGTCGTTTTCTACCAGCGCACCCACCGGTAGCAAAGCAATATCTGCATTATTGGAAAAAAAAATTTTTGCACAATCGCTTGGATTGGCCCTGATGATTTCAAACTGATCCTTCATTTCAGTAGATTCAATGGACTTTACAAACGGAAGTGAATTAAAATATTCTACAAGAACAATTTTAAGCATGGAGATTAGATACCGTTTGTAAATGAGTTAAATTATTTAATTCCATTGCCTCCCAACTTTCTTTTTTTAATCGAAATTTGTACAATCCGGTATTGTGTTGTTTTATATTTTCCATTTGACTCAATGGTAAATGCATCAGCATACAAATCATTGCCCTGAGGGTTCTGCCGTGGGTGCAAATTAATATTTTTGATTCAGGACAGTTTTCAATTTCTTCCAGATGCATTTTAATTCTACTTTCCAACTCAGCAGCGCTCTCTCCAAGATATGGTTTTGCATGATAGTTTCCTTTGGCCCATTGTTCAATGATAAATTGGTATTTCATCATCAACTCAGGTTCCCCTCGCTTTCCTTCATGTTCACCCCAATTAATTTCCTGGATTCTCCAATCCTGCCTGTATGGAATACCATCCACGATAAAAGGTTCAACTGTTTGATAAGACCGCTTTAATTGAGAGGAATAGATCAGTTGAAAGTTTTCATGCTTGTAGTGCTGATAAAATAATTTACTTTGACGATAACCATTTTCATTTAAATCAGAATCAATTCCACAACCTTGGACAATTCCCATTTGATTGCATTCTGTTTCACCATGACGAATAATGAACACCGTTTTATCCATACCCATCCTTCTTCAGTTTGTTAAAGGTAATTCTACATAGGATCTTATGGGATTATCAACAAATTCGACTTCGCTGTAGTCTTGTACAACATAGTATAATGTATCCCTTTCGATTGGAATTTTTCCTGCCAATTTAATGAGTGACACCAATTCCTGTGTGGTCATGGAAGGGCTTTGTTCCTCCGAACCAGCCATGGAATAAATTTTCGTACTGTCGTCTATTGTGCCATCCACATCATTTACCCCAAATGACATTGAGAGTTGGGCAAATTGTCGCCCTAGCATGGGCCAATAGGATTTTAAATGAGGGAAGTTGTCAAGATAGATTCGGCTCACTGCATAATTTTTGAGATCTTCCCCAAGGCTGCCTTCAGCAATGTGAGACATTTGGTTGTCTTTGTTTCTAAATTTTAGTGGAATGAAAGTTTGAAAACCACCGGTTTGATCTTGAAGTTGTCTCAGCCTCTCCATATGATCTATCCTATGTGCGTAACTTTCGATATGGCCATAAAGGATGGTCGCATTTGATTTCATGCCTAAATCATGCCAGATTCTGTGAATTCTTAGCCATTCCTCGCTGCTGCATTTGCCTCCTGCAATTTCATCTCTGATTTGTTCATCAAAAATTTCTGCACCTCCACCTGGAAGGGAATCCACCCCACTTTCTTTAATCAGGCGCATCCCTTCTTCATAACTGACTCCCGCTTTTTTAAAAATGTAGTGATATTCCACAGGAGTTAATGCTTTAATGTGCAATTCAGGTCTGTGTGATTTTATCTTTTTAAAAAATTCGGTGTAAAATTTGAGATCATACTGCGGCAGCACTCCACCGACAATGTGAACCTCTGTGACAGGCTTTCCATCATAGGATCGAACGATTTCCATCATCTGATCCATGGTGTATTCCCAACCATCTGATCTTTTTTTGATCAACCGTGAATAGGAACAAAAACTGCAGCTGTATATACAAACATTGGTCGGCTCGATGTGAAAATTCCGATTGAAATACACTTTACCCCGATGCATCCGGGATGCCACCAGATTGGCCAAGCTTCCCAAATAGGAAAGAGATGCTTCTTCATAAAGTTGGATACCTTCAGATGGAAGAATCCTTTCAGATTCCAAGACCTTCCAGCCAATATTCTGAAGAGAGACATTTTTCTCTTCCTCGACCATTCGCCGGATAAATGAATCGAATTCTGCCATATTTCAAGATTTTAATCTTAGTAAACAAGCATTTGGATAAATGGTTATCCTCTTTGGGAAGTCAAGTCTTTGTCAAGAGATACGATAATTTACCTATTTTTGACATGTGATCTCAGTTTGTATTCCTGTTTATAATTTTGATGCGACCACCCTGATCAAGGATTTAGTAAATTCAATGGAATGGGCTAAAATCAAGTATGAAATCTTGATTTATGACGATGATTCTACAATAACATACGAAGACCTGGCCGTTTTGATTAACCGTGTTCCAGAGGCAAAACTCTTTGGATCTGCTGAAAACAAAGGACGTGCCTTTGCCAGAAATTATCTGGCTCAAAAAGCTCAATATCCAATGCTTCTGTTTTTGGATTGTGATGGTAAAATTCCAGACAAAAAGTTTATTTCGAATTATCTGCCTTACTTTTCAGAATTGAATCGAGTTGTTTCAGGAGGGAGAATCTACCAAAGCTCCAAGCCCATTTATCCGGAATTATACTTGCATTGGAGGTATGGGACTAAAGTGGAATCCATTACGGCCTTTTCAAGAAATCAAAAACCTTATCAGACATTTCATTCCAATAATTTTATCGTTTCCAAAGCCATTTTAACCCAGATTCCATTTGATACAAACCTAAGCCAATATGGACATGAGGATTCCTTATGGGCACAAGAGCTAAAAAAAAGATCGATACCTATTTTTCACATCGATAATCCGGTCGAACACCTGGGTCTTGAAACCGCCGATATTTTTTTGACAAAAGCCCAAATGGCTGTGCAAAATTTGATTCTTTTAAGACAAAAGGGAAAGTCGACGGAAAGCCGTCTTGAATCCTTTTACCACGAAAGCATTTTGGCTAGAATAAAAATGATTGATATGGTTTTTAAAATTCTGGCATTTTTTAAACCCCTGATCATCTGGCAATTAAAAAGCGCCAAGCCAAAACTTAGCTTGCTTTCACTTTTAAAAGCGATTCAATATTCAGAGTTGATTCATTCAGCTAAGAGAAAAATTTAAATATCCCTCTATCGAGTTGTTATTATTTTGTAAATTTGTCATTCATTTGAATTAAAGAGGACCGAAATTACTACAATCACAAACAAAACGAGTGGATGAATTCAATCTGTTGGTTTTTCAGATTAAATCAATTATTAGTAGTTATTTTATTGATTTATAATCCTTTATGCTCTATTTATGCGCAAAACACCTTGAAGGGGGTCCTCAAAGATCACATCACGGGTGAGCCTTTAATCGGAGCCACTGTTTTAATCAAAGGAACCACCCAAGGTACCATCACAGATTTTGAAGGTGCCTTTATTCTGCGTTCTCAGGACGAATTGCCTGTGACCCTGGAATGCAGATATGGCGGTTATGCAGTAAAAAATGTGGTCTATGCAGAATCCGGAAAACTATTGCAGATCACCATGGAAGAGGAAGCCATTCAGATAGAAGCCATAGAGATTACAGGGATGAGGATTAGTGACAAACAAAAGTCTTCGCCTTTGACCGTAGAAAGCATGGATTTAATGGCCATTAAAGAAACCCCTGCTGCAAATTTTTATTCGGGACTTGGTGCTCTTAAAGATGTGGATCTCACCACAGCCAGTTTGGGTTTTACGATCATAAATACCAGGGGATTTAACAGTACCAATCCGGTTCGCTCTTTGCAACTCATTGATGGGGTGGACAATCAATCTCCAGGTCTGAATTTTTCATTGGGTAATTTTCTGGGAGCATCTGAGCTGGATGTGCTTAAGGTAGATTTGATTGTAGGCGCCAGTTCCGCATTTTACGGTCCCAATGCATTCAATGGAGTGATCAATATGGAGACAAAGAGTCCGTTTTTTCACAAAGGAGTTAGTTCTTACTTTAAGTATGGAGAGCGCAATTTATTTGAGGGAGGAGTCCGATGGGCCGATGCGTTTAAAAATAAGAAGGGACAGGAATATATTGGACTTAAATTTAATTTTTCATTTTTCAGAGCAGATGATTGGGTGGCTGATAACACCGACCCAGTGTATGGCACTCAAACCGGCAGGGACAATCCCGGCGGATATGATGCTGTCAATATTTATGGGGACGAATTCTTACCAGAGTTTGATTATCGGAAATCTGTAGTTACGTATCCCGGACTTAATATCTTCCACAGACGTGGTTATCGCGAACTGGACATTGTGGATTACAATTCTTACAACCTGAAGTCAAATTTTGCTTTTCACTGGAAACTACAACCTTCCAAAAAGTTTGAATCCCCCGAACTAATATTGGCATCTAACTTCGGTGGCGGCACCACCGTTTTTCAAGGGGACAATAGATTTAGTTTGAGAAATATTAAATTTTTCCAACACAGGCTTGAGTTGAAAAAGCAAGATCATTATTTCTTGCGGTTTTATGCAACCCATGAAGATGCGGGTGATTCTTACGATCCATATTTTACTGCACTCCAAATGCAACAGAGGGCCACAAGTACAGCCAATTGGGTGACTGGGTACAGCAACTATTGGGTACTCAATATCGCACCAAAAATCAGGGCTATCGAAGGCTACCCAAAGGTTTCTGATTTTACCCACTTGCCACCAGATATAAGAGTTAGTGCCTATCAAGCAGCTATAAATGGATTTATGACTGGGATAAATGACTCCTTATTTTATTGGCACTCTCTTGCCCAGAATGCAGCCAACACAGCAAATTTCCAATTTAAGACGAATGATTTTTTTGAACCCGGCACATCTGCTTTTGATTCGGTTTTTTCATTGATCACCTCCAGAATTGCCAACAGTGAGGGTGGCACCCGATTTTATGACCGCTCAGCCTTGTTTCACAGCCAGGGAGAGTATATTTTTAAAAATATTTACTCCAACTACTGGATCAATGATTTGAGTATAACTTCAGGATTTAGTGGCAGATTGTATACACCGGACTCAAAAGGTTCTATATTGCTCGACACCAATGGAAGGAAAATAGATACTTATGAGTGGGGTATTTATCTTGGACCAACTTTAACCTTTTTGGACAATGACCTTAGGTTGAATATTACAGCGAGACTTGACAAGAACAAAAATTTTAATTACTTAATTTCTCCTGCGGCTTCATTGGTTTATCAGCCTTCCAAGAATGACTATTTAAGGGTTTCGTTTTCTTCTGCCATCAGAAATCCTACCCTCACCGATCAATTTTTAAATTACAATGTGGGACGGGCGATACTGAGAGGAAACATCAGCGGTGTTGAAGATCTTATTACAGTTGGCTCTTTTGTCGATTTTTTAAATTCAGGGATAAGTGATACCCTGCAGTATTTTAATGTAGCACCCATCCGACCGGAGCAGGTTAAAACCATTGAAGCAGGTTACAGGACTACATTGTTCAATGCGTTGTTTGTTGATCTTGGATATTATTTTAGCAGATACAAGGACTTTATTGGTTACCAATTGGGTATTGACGCATTTATTCCATCCGGAACTTCACTGCCTTCCAGAGCACAGGCCTACAGGGTATCCTCCAATGCACAGGATGTGGTGACATCACAGGGATTTTCGATTGGACTGAATTACTTTTTTAAAAACCACTATGTCCTCAAAGGAAATTACTCTTGGAATGTACTCAATACAAAGTCTGACGACCCAATCATTCCTGCATTCAATACACCGGAGCACAAGTACAACATTGGAATTACTGCCAGAGATCTTAAATTGTTTGGAATCAAGGATTTGGGTTACAGCATAAATTACAAATGGATACAGGGATTTACCTTTGAAGGATCTCCCCAGTTTACAGGATTTATTCCCACTTACGATTTAACCGATGTTCAAATCAACTGGAATTGGAAAAAAAGAGACCTTACCTTTAAAGCCGGAGCGTCCAATGTGTTTAATCAAAAATCCTATCAGACCTATGGAGGACCTTTGATTGGTCGGTTGGCCTATTTTAGTATATTGCATGAATTTAAAAAATAGTTATTTCACTTAAATAAATTAAGCTTATGAAAAAAATTTACTTCTTATTGATTTTTATGGGAATGTTTTTTTCCCTGGTCAGTGCGCAAAGGCGATATCTTGATCCCGGATTTGGCGTTCAGAGGACTGCAAATGTCGATTATGCCAGAAACATTAGTGTTATTAGTGGAACACCGGCACCGGAGGATCTGAAAGTGGACATTTATACACCTGTTGGAGACTCTGAAACAGCCAGGCCATTGGTACTCATTGCACATACCGGAAGTTTTTTACCTGGGATATTTAATCAGCAAGTTACAGGTTCCAGAAATGACTCATCTGTAATTACTACTGCTATTGCATTGGCATCCCGAGGTTATGTTGTTGCAGCCTATACCTACAGAATGGGCTGGTTGCCAACTGCAACTGAGCAAAATGAAAGAACTGGATCATTGCTTCGAGCTGCTTATAGAGGTATTCAGGATACTAGATCCTGTATTCGGTTCTTTAGAAAAACAGTTGCAGAAGACGGAAATCCCTATGGGATTGATCCTGATAAAATAGCGGTTTGGGGTATTGGAACCGGAGGCTATCTGGCCTTAGGTGCAGGTAGTTTAAATGATTTTGGAGAAGTTATACTGGATAAATTTATAGATACAAGAACATTGACTCCTTACATAGATAGTACAATAATGGGTAATATTTATGGAACTACTCAAGCGGCAATTTGCCTTCCAAATCACCCCAACTACTCATCTGAATTTAAGTTAAGTGTTAATGTAGGCGGAGCGTTGGGAGATTCTACCTGGTTGGATGGAGAAGAAGTTGAGCCAGCCTATGTTGGAGTACATTGTATGACGGATATTTTTGCACCTTATTTTGAAGGTGCTGTAATTGTTCCCGGCGTTAATTTCTTTGTTATTTACGCAACAGGTACCAGAAATTGTATAGAGTTGGCAAATAGAAATGGCAGTAATGATGTTCTTAAAGCATTGCAGCCCGCCAATGACCCTCTGCACGATCTTATTGAATTTCAGAAGAGCAATAACGTAATTTTACCGGTTGCCATGCCTCCGCAAACTGTTCCGCTACCTCAAGGCACGGATAACTTTTATGGATTTGATTTGCCTCTAATTTATAATGGACAACTTGCTCCACAAGGTTCACCATGGGATTGGTGGGATTACAATACACTCCAGGTGGTTGTGGCTGCCATTAATGCAGCAAGAGGAACTAATTTTAATGCGGATACTTTGCATTTGAATGGCTTGAGAACCAATCCCGATATGTCTGCTGCCAAAGGCAGAAGGTATTTGGATACCGTGAATATGTTGGTATTGCCAAGAGCATGTTTGGCCCTTGAGCTGGGCTGTGAGTTTTCCTCTACGAAAGAAGTCAAAGCTTCAGACATTGGATTAAAAGTTTATCCAAATCCAGTCCGGGAGTTTCTGCAAATTGAGACCCATACAGACGCTCCTGTAGAGTCCGTTTATATTTATAATTTAAGTGGAAAACTAGTAAAAGCACATACTCATCTACGGAATTCACAGGTAAGCCTGCCAGTTCAACCTCTGACAGCCGGATTTTATCTCATGCAGGTGAGGACGAAGGACAAAATGGTTCAAACACAATTAATAGTTCAGGATTAAAAGGAATATCTGAAATTAGAATCATCAAGTGGAGGTCCAGAAGACCTCCACTTTTTTTTAAAAAAGTTCGGATTCAGATTTACTCCGAATTGTACAAATCCTAGTTGGATTTTATTTTGAATATCTTTGTAATGTATGGAATACAGAAATCTAGGAAAATCAGGACTTAAAATCAGTGCCCTTTCATTTGGTAGCTGGATTACTTTTGGTAAGCAGATTGACGATCATACCGCATTGAATTTAATGGCTTGCGCTTACGATCATGGAATCAATTTTTTCGACAATGCAGAAATTTATTCCAAAGGACAATCTGAAATCATTATGGGTCAGAATCTGAAAAAACTGTCTTGGGATAGAACCAGTTTTTTGGTCTCAAGCAAAGTATTTTTTGGAGATGGACGCAATAAACCAAACCAAACAGGACTTTCGCGCAAACACATTGTTGAGGCGTGTCATGATGCACTTAGACGATTGCAATTGGATTATCTGGACCTTTATTTTTGCCATCGTCCTGATAAATCAACACCCATCGAAGAAACGGTCTGGACCATGCATCAATTAATTATGCAAGGAAAAGTCTTGTATTGGGGTACTTCGGAGTGGTCTGCACAGGAAATCATGGAAGCACACATGGTTGCAAGACAAAACCACCTGATAGCACCGGTCATGGAACAACCCCAATACAATTTATTACACAGACAGAAAGTGGAAGTCGAATATGCACAAATTTATAAGACCGTTGGATTGGGAACAACGATATGGTCGCCACTTGCTTCCGGAATCCTTACTAACAAGTATCTGGTCAAAGCTCCTGAAGGCACTCGTTTTACCATTGAAGGGTTGGAATGGCTCAAAGAAAGAAATCTGACTGAAGACAATTTACAGAGAGCAAGGAATTTAGCAGTTATTTCTAAAGAATTGGACATTCCCTTGGCTCAGCTGGCCATTGCATGGGTATTGAAAAACCCAAATGTTAGTACTGCTATTTTAGGAGCAAGCAATGTGGCTCAATTGGAAGAAACCATTGCCAGCTTGGATACAATTCCGCTGCTGAAT
This window of the Saprospiraceae bacterium genome carries:
- a CDS encoding CofH family radical SAM protein; amino-acid sequence: MAEFDSFIRRMVEEEKNVSLQNIGWKVLESERILPSEGIQLYEEASLSYLGSLANLVASRMHRGKVYFNRNFHIEPTNVCIYSCSFCSYSRLIKKRSDGWEYTMDQMMEIVRSYDGKPVTEVHIVGGVLPQYDLKFYTEFFKKIKSHRPELHIKALTPVEYHYIFKKAGVSYEEGMRLIKESGVDSLPGGGAEIFDEQIRDEIAGGKCSSEEWLRIHRIWHDLGMKSNATILYGHIESYAHRIDHMERLRQLQDQTGGFQTFIPLKFRNKDNQMSHIAEGSLGEDLKNYAVSRIYLDNFPHLKSYWPMLGRQFAQLSMSFGVNDVDGTIDDSTKIYSMAGSEEQSPSMTTQELVSLIKLAGKIPIERDTLYYVVQDYSEVEFVDNPIRSYVELPLTN
- a CDS encoding glycosyltransferase; protein product: MISVCIPVYNFDATTLIKDLVNSMEWAKIKYEILIYDDDSTITYEDLAVLINRVPEAKLFGSAENKGRAFARNYLAQKAQYPMLLFLDCDGKIPDKKFISNYLPYFSELNRVVSGGRIYQSSKPIYPELYLHWRYGTKVESITAFSRNQKPYQTFHSNNFIVSKAILTQIPFDTNLSQYGHEDSLWAQELKKRSIPIFHIDNPVEHLGLETADIFLTKAQMAVQNLILLRQKGKSTESRLESFYHESILARIKMIDMVFKILAFFKPLIIWQLKSAKPKLSLLSLLKAIQYSELIHSAKRKI
- a CDS encoding histidine phosphatase family protein, with the translated sequence MGMDKTVFIIRHGETECNQMGIVQGCGIDSDLNENGYRQSKLFYQHYKHENFQLIYSSQLKRSYQTVEPFIVDGIPYRQDWRIQEINWGEHEGKRGEPELMMKYQFIIEQWAKGNYHAKPYLGESAAELESRIKMHLEEIENCPESKILICTHGRTLRAMICMLMHLPLSQMENIKQHNTGLYKFRLKKESWEAMELNNLTHLQTVSNLHA
- a CDS encoding T9SS type A sorting domain-containing protein: MKKIYFLLIFMGMFFSLVSAQRRYLDPGFGVQRTANVDYARNISVISGTPAPEDLKVDIYTPVGDSETARPLVLIAHTGSFLPGIFNQQVTGSRNDSSVITTAIALASRGYVVAAYTYRMGWLPTATEQNERTGSLLRAAYRGIQDTRSCIRFFRKTVAEDGNPYGIDPDKIAVWGIGTGGYLALGAGSLNDFGEVILDKFIDTRTLTPYIDSTIMGNIYGTTQAAICLPNHPNYSSEFKLSVNVGGALGDSTWLDGEEVEPAYVGVHCMTDIFAPYFEGAVIVPGVNFFVIYATGTRNCIELANRNGSNDVLKALQPANDPLHDLIEFQKSNNVILPVAMPPQTVPLPQGTDNFYGFDLPLIYNGQLAPQGSPWDWWDYNTLQVVVAAINAARGTNFNADTLHLNGLRTNPDMSAAKGRRYLDTVNMLVLPRACLALELGCEFSSTKEVKASDIGLKVYPNPVREFLQIETHTDAPVESVYIYNLSGKLVKAHTHLRNSQVSLPVQPLTAGFYLMQVRTKDKMVQTQLIVQD
- a CDS encoding carboxypeptidase-like regulatory domain-containing protein encodes the protein MNSICWFFRLNQLLVVILLIYNPLCSIYAQNTLKGVLKDHITGEPLIGATVLIKGTTQGTITDFEGAFILRSQDELPVTLECRYGGYAVKNVVYAESGKLLQITMEEEAIQIEAIEITGMRISDKQKSSPLTVESMDLMAIKETPAANFYSGLGALKDVDLTTASLGFTIINTRGFNSTNPVRSLQLIDGVDNQSPGLNFSLGNFLGASELDVLKVDLIVGASSAFYGPNAFNGVINMETKSPFFHKGVSSYFKYGERNLFEGGVRWADAFKNKKGQEYIGLKFNFSFFRADDWVADNTDPVYGTQTGRDNPGGYDAVNIYGDEFLPEFDYRKSVVTYPGLNIFHRRGYRELDIVDYNSYNLKSNFAFHWKLQPSKKFESPELILASNFGGGTTVFQGDNRFSLRNIKFFQHRLELKKQDHYFLRFYATHEDAGDSYDPYFTALQMQQRATSTANWVTGYSNYWVLNIAPKIRAIEGYPKVSDFTHLPPDIRVSAYQAAINGFMTGINDSLFYWHSLAQNAANTANFQFKTNDFFEPGTSAFDSVFSLITSRIANSEGGTRFYDRSALFHSQGEYIFKNIYSNYWINDLSITSGFSGRLYTPDSKGSILLDTNGRKIDTYEWGIYLGPTLTFLDNDLRLNITARLDKNKNFNYLISPAASLVYQPSKNDYLRVSFSSAIRNPTLTDQFLNYNVGRAILRGNISGVEDLITVGSFVDFLNSGISDTLQYFNVAPIRPEQVKTIEAGYRTTLFNALFVDLGYYFSRYKDFIGYQLGIDAFIPSGTSLPSRAQAYRVSSNAQDVVTSQGFSIGLNYFFKNHYVLKGNYSWNVLNTKSDDPIIPAFNTPEHKYNIGITARDLKLFGIKDLGYSINYKWIQGFTFEGSPQFTGFIPTYDLTDVQINWNWKKRDLTFKAGASNVFNQKSYQTYGGPLIGRLAYFSILHEFKK
- a CDS encoding menaquinone biosynthesis protein; translation: MLKIVLVEYFNSLPFVKSIESTEMKDQFEIIRANPSDCAKIFFSNNADIALLPVGALVENDKFQIITNYCIGCDGPVRTVCLFSNIPFSDVRTISLDIESRTSNLLVKVLNENYWSLHQNIQILPPGSEADARLMIGDKALAAEKEYPYILDLGLEWKKFSGYPFVFAIWACHPNVAETDIQTLNQLFTDFLQTDNMYEKLQIQNLPYQNMQSYFESNISYHFDEQKRMAKELFLRLAVQ
- the ltrA gene encoding group II intron reverse transcriptase/maturase, with the protein product MKSARQKECDKSDSLFVANIPVWYESSGKVSPEWLSACKEQRHQTKDLMEKIASPLNLSEASKRVIRNGGKGGVDEMEVGEIRKWLQENMQTLREELLNNKYKAEALRGVQIRKPKGGYRQLGIPTVRDRIVQQAIAQQLQKYYDPSFSENSYGFRPKRNAHQALSKAAKYVTEGKRHVVDIDLEKFFDEVNHHRLMWLLRTRISDKRVMWIINQFLKTGILQGGLMQQRIKGTPQGSPLSPLLSNIVLDELDQELNRRGISYVRYADDLQIFVSSTASAERVMKSITKFIEGRMKLKVNRNKSAIRKYYETNFLGHSILNKGRVGLSKESEVKLKSKLKKITQRNRGDSLEQVLHELKVVLQGWLNYFKYASMQSKLKVIDGWLRRRLKCFRLKQCKRSIGIVRWLRSLGVEETLCWRTALSGKSWWRLSNSPALSIGMNNKWFTELGYYSLAANHEKLHRELL